Part of the Streptomyces showdoensis genome is shown below.
TCGTCGACGGCGCCCACGCGCCCGGGATGCTCGCCGAACCGCTCGCCGGACGGCCCGACCTCTGGTTCGGCAACCTGCACAAGTGGGCCTACGCCCCGCCGGGCAGCGCCGTCCTCGCGGTCGGCCCCGGGTTCCGGGCCCGGGTCCCCGCGCCGGTGCCCTCCTGGGAGGGCCACCGCGGCTTCCCGCGCGCGGTCGAGTTCCGGGCCACCGCCGACTACACGGGCTGGCTGGCCGCGCCCGAGGGCCTCGACCTGATCGAGCGCCTCGGCGCCGCGACCGTACGCGCCCACAACGGCGCCCTCGTCGCGTACGGCGCCGCACTGCTGTCCCGCCTCCCGGGCGTCACGCCCCTCCCGTGCGACGAGGGGCTCGCCATGCGGTCCCTGCGGCTGCCCCGGAGCCTGGCCCGGACGCAGGCCGAGGCGGCCGCGCTGCGCGAGGAGATCGCGGCCCGCCTCGGCTGCCGGACCCTCGTCTGGGCCTGGCCGGACGGCGGCGGCATCCGGATCAGCGGGCAGATCTACAACCGGCCCGAGGAGTACGAGCGGCTGGCGGCCGGACTCGGCGCCCTGCTGGACGGGCGCTAGACGCCGGCGCCCACCCCGCCGCGGAAGGTGCGCCGGTAGGCCAGGGGGGTCACCCCGATGGCGGCGTGCAGGTGCTGGCGCAGGGAGGTTCCGGTGGCGAAGCCGACCTGGCCCGCGATGTCGTCCACGGCCAGGTCGGTGGACTCCAGGAGGTCACGGGCCCGGGTCACCCGCTGCTGGATCAGCCAGCGGCCCGGGCTCATGCCGACCTCCTCGTTGAACCGGCGCGCGAAGGTGCGCAGGCTCATCCGGGCGTGCCCGGCGAGATCGGCGAGGGCCAGCGGCTCGTGCAGGTTCTCCAGCGCCCACTGGCGGGTGGCCGAGGTGTCGTTCGCGGTGGGCTCGGGCACCGGCTGCTCGATGTACTGCGCCTGGCCGCCGTCCCGCCAGGGCGGCACGACGGCCAGGCGGGCGACCCGGTTGGCGAGCGCGGTCCCGTGGTCCTTGCGCAGCAGGTGCAGACAGACGTCCACGCCCGAGGCGGCCCCCGCCGAGGTGAGGATGTCGCCGTCGTCGATGAACAGGACGTCCGGGTCGAGCGCCACCTCCGGGAACCACGCGCGGAACCGGTCCACGAGCGCCCAGTGGGTGGTCGCCGGCCGGCCGTCGAGCAGCCCGGCCGCGGCGAGCAGCACGGCCCCCGTGCAGATGGACACGATCCGCGCGCCCCGCGGGATCGCCGCGAGGGCCGCGCCGACCGCCTCGGGCAGCTCGGGCGAGACGAGGGCGGTCTCGCAGGGCGGCAGGATCACGGTGTCGGCCGTGCTCAGCACCTCGGGACCGTGCGCGACGGTCACCGAGAAGTCGGAGTTCGTCCGCACCGGCCCGCCGTCGACCGAGCAGGTCAGGACCTCGTAGCGGCCCCCGGCCGCGCCGAAGACCCGGTGGGCGATGCCCAGCTCGAAGGGGTACACGCCGTCCAGAGCGAGGACGACGACCCGGTGGACGTTTCCCATGGCACGATCCTGTCGAAAGATGGCATTCATGCCATGGTACGTCCCGGGGGCGTCCGGCGAGGCTTGCTCCATGACGAACAGCACCACTGCTCCCACCGCCCCCACCATGCGGGCCATCAGCCAGCGCACCCACGGAACCCCCGAGGTCCTCCAGGAGGTCGAGGTACCCCGTCCCGTCCCCGGGCCCAGCGAGATCCTGGTCGCCGTCCGCGCCTCCGGGGTCAACCCGACGGACTGGAAGCACCGCGCCTCCGACGCCCTCTTCCTGAGCGAGCTGCCCCTGGTCCTCGGCTGGGACGTCTCCGGCGTCGTCGAGGCGGTCGGCTTCGGCGTCACCCTCTTCCGGCCCGGCGACGAGGTCTTCGGCATGCTGCCGTACCCGCACGGGGTCGGCGCCCACGCCGAGTACGTCACCGCCCCGGCCCGTTCCTTCGCCCGCAAGCCCGCCGAGGTCGACCACGTACAGGCCGGCGCCCTGCCGCTCGCCGCCCTCACCGCGTACCAGGCGCTCGTCGACACCGCCGGGCTGCGGGCCGGGCAGCGCGTCCTGATCCACGCGGCCGCGGGCGGGGTCGGCCACCTCGCCGTACAGATCGCCAAGGCGCACGGGGCGCATGTGATCGCCACCGCCAGCGCCCCCAAGCACGACTTCCTGCGCTCGCTCGGCGCGGACGAGGTGATCGACTACCGCTCGGTCGACTTCCGCGAGGCGACGAAGGACATCGACGTCGTCCTCGACCCCCTCTCCGGCGACACCCGCACCCGCTCCCTCGACGTGCTGCGCCCCGGCGGCATCGTCGTGTCGATCCTGCCGCCCACCGACCCCGACGACGCGGCGAAGGCGGCCGAGCGGGGCGTCCGGGCGGTCACCATGCTGGTCGAGGCCGACCACGGCGGCATGAACGCCATCGCGGACCTCGTCGCCTCCGGCGCGCTCCGCGCCCACGTCGACTCCGTCTTCCCGCTCTCCGCCGCGGCCGAGGCCCACGCGCTCGGCGAGACGGACCGCACCACCGGGAAGATCGTCCTCGTGGTGGACGGCGCGGAGGCGTGAGCCGCGGCCGGGTCCGGGCCAGGACCCGGCCGCAGCCGGCCTACGCGTAGAAGCGCGACAGGCTGCGCAGCACGCAGGCCGGCTTGGCGCCGCCCTCGATCTCGATCGTGCCGTCGACGGCGATCTGGACGCCGCCGTTCACCTCCTCGACCGCGGCGAGGCGGGCGACGAGCCGCAGCCGGGAGCCGACCGTGACCGGGGCGGGGAAACGCACCTTGTCCAGGCCGTAGTTGACCTTCGTGGTGACGCCCCGGACGTCGAGGAGTCCGGTGAACAGGGGGATGAAGAGGGCGAGAGTCAGATAGCCGTGGGCGATCGGGGCGCCGAAGGGGCCCTCCTTCGCGCGCTCCACGTCCACGTGGATCCACTGGTGGTCGCCGGTGGCGTCGGCGAAGCCGTCGATCCGGTCCTGGGTGACGTCGATCCAGCCGCTGGTGCCCAGCTCGCTGCCGGCCAGCTCCTTCAGGGCGTCGATGCCGTCGACGATGAGGGTCGTGGTCATGGGGGTGGTCCTTCCTAGGGAAGCGCCGGGTGGCGTGTCAGGGGGTTCCGTACCGGGTGCGGAGCTGGTGCTTGAGGAGCTTTCCGGAGGCCGTGCGCGGCAGTTCGGCGACGACCACGACGGACTTCGGGATCTTGTACCGGGCGAGCCGGCCGTCCAGCGACGCGAGGATCGCGGCCGGATCGGGCGTGCCGGCCGCTCCGGTCACGATCACCGCGCGGACCGTCTCGCCCCACGTCCCGTCGGGCACGCCGATGACGGCGCACTCGACGACGTCGGGATGGGCGAGCAGGGCGTCCTCCACCTCGGCGGGGTAGATGTTCTC
Proteins encoded:
- a CDS encoding NADP-dependent oxidoreductase, with the protein product MRAISQRTHGTPEVLQEVEVPRPVPGPSEILVAVRASGVNPTDWKHRASDALFLSELPLVLGWDVSGVVEAVGFGVTLFRPGDEVFGMLPYPHGVGAHAEYVTAPARSFARKPAEVDHVQAGALPLAALTAYQALVDTAGLRAGQRVLIHAAAGGVGHLAVQIAKAHGAHVIATASAPKHDFLRSLGADEVIDYRSVDFREATKDIDVVLDPLSGDTRTRSLDVLRPGGIVVSILPPTDPDDAAKAAERGVRAVTMLVEADHGGMNAIADLVASGALRAHVDSVFPLSAAAEAHALGETDRTTGKIVLVVDGAEA
- a CDS encoding MaoC family dehydratase; this encodes MTTTLIVDGIDALKELAGSELGTSGWIDVTQDRIDGFADATGDHQWIHVDVERAKEGPFGAPIAHGYLTLALFIPLFTGLLDVRGVTTKVNYGLDKVRFPAPVTVGSRLRLVARLAAVEEVNGGVQIAVDGTIEIEGGAKPACVLRSLSRFYA
- a CDS encoding GlxA family transcriptional regulator translates to MGNVHRVVVLALDGVYPFELGIAHRVFGAAGGRYEVLTCSVDGGPVRTNSDFSVTVAHGPEVLSTADTVILPPCETALVSPELPEAVGAALAAIPRGARIVSICTGAVLLAAAGLLDGRPATTHWALVDRFRAWFPEVALDPDVLFIDDGDILTSAGAASGVDVCLHLLRKDHGTALANRVARLAVVPPWRDGGQAQYIEQPVPEPTANDTSATRQWALENLHEPLALADLAGHARMSLRTFARRFNEEVGMSPGRWLIQQRVTRARDLLESTDLAVDDIAGQVGFATGTSLRQHLHAAIGVTPLAYRRTFRGGVGAGV